The genome window TTTGAGGTTTTTGTTCCAAGACCCGGTAAGGGAGCTATAGAAAATCCTGAACAGGCCTTTAATAAAACCGATATTTTTCCAGTTGGAATTTATGCCATCAGTGAAGATCTGGATTCCAAATATGTGTTTGCCGATTTAGGTTTGGCGCAGGAATTATTGGAATATAAGGAAAATCAGGTTTCGGGTATAGAAATAAAATTAAAGAAAGATGCTGACGAAAACGCTGTGACAGCAAAACTGAATTCAATCTTCAAAAATAAAATTACGATAAAGAACAAGGCACAACTTAACGAGGCCTTGTATAAAATGCTGAATACAGAAAATATAGCAGTCTACCTGATATTTACTTTGGTGATTGTGGTGGCGCTTTTTAACTTGGTTGGAGCACTTATCATGATGATTTTGGATAAAAAAGGAAACCTCAAAACCCTTTTTAACCTAGGAACCGACATCAAGGATTTGAGAAATATTTTTCTTCTTCAGGGTGTTTTGCTGAGTGTTTTTGGCGGGATCATTGGATTGTTGTTGGGAGTTGTTATTGTGTTGCTGCAGCAACAGTATGAATTGATAATGATAACTCCAACACTGGCTTATCCAGTGGTTTTTACTTTTGAAAATGTTGGGATTGTAATGGCGACTATTGTCACACTTGGTTTTTTTGCTTCGATGATTGCGAGCAGCAGGGTGAGTAAGAAGCTGCTGGATTAAAAATCGTATCCAATTCTTATTTTAAGATCGACTGCAGTATTGTTGTGGTCACAGTCAC of Flavobacterium marginilacus contains these proteins:
- a CDS encoding ABC transporter permease — protein: MNFPLYIAKRYIFSKSKSNAINIINRIASLATIVGAMALFVVLSVFTGLKEFSLSFTSDIDPDLKVSSTLGKSFFIEPKQEKDIKEIDGVASYSKIVEERVLFTFNGKQEVTYLKGVDSSFNKVSHFDKKIYNGQWLEPNTFQVVVGYGTAQKFSMGLLDYKNAFEVFVPRPGKGAIENPEQAFNKTDIFPVGIYAISEDLDSKYVFADLGLAQELLEYKENQVSGIEIKLKKDADENAVTAKLNSIFKNKITIKNKAQLNEALYKMLNTENIAVYLIFTLVIVVALFNLVGALIMMILDKKGNLKTLFNLGTDIKDLRNIFLLQGVLLSVFGGIIGLLLGVVIVLLQQQYELIMITPTLAYPVVFTFENVGIVMATIVTLGFFASMIASSRVSKKLLD